Genomic segment of Planctomycetaceae bacterium:
TCGCACGTCACCCGGGGGATTGTCACAGATTCATCGGCTTCCAGGATGAAGCCTGATGCTGACCGTACCTGAAACTGAAGCTCACGAAGTCGGACACGTTCAGAAATGCCGGGGTTTCCCGCCGACTTTCGATAGTGGATGCAAGGCGTTCTCAAAGCCTCAAGCTTCTGAAGTTGAATGTCTCACTCTGGTTGTCGACCAGACTCCGACAATTCCAATGACGATACACAGCGCAGAGGTTGCCAGCCACTTCGTTGGAAGATGTTCCGCCTGAATATCTCCCAGTGACAGATTGGCAAGTTCATCTCGAAAATGTGCTAGTGCCAACAGGGTGGAATTGTGCAGGACGTGCATCACCAATCCAGGCAGAACGCTGCCGCTTCGGATCGCGATCCAGGAGAGGAGGCAGCCAAGTGCCGTACTTGGCAACAGGCGTTCCAGCGTTGCTCCTTCAGCCGCGATGACGTGAAACACCCCAAAAATCGTGCCGCAGGCGATGATGGCCATCCAGGGACGAATGGCTTTCTTCAATCCGGAGAGAAGGAAACCCCTGAAGAACAATTCTTCGCAAACGCCTGGCAGCACACCGAGACAGATAATCATTAAAGCGAGCGGGACAGCACGCCATCGTTCCAGGATCTCGGCAACCTGCTTCAATCGGGCGGGGTCGAGCTGTGCCAGGCCGAATTGTTGTGTGGTCATTACGAGTTCATAAATCCACGGCCAGGTCCCGACTCCGAGTATCGCCACGAATGGCCAGAGAAGGAGTGAGATTCGGTGATCCAGCGTTGGATTTCCGCGAGTGACTCGAAGCATGGGCCACGTTGCAGAGAACGAAAATCGTTGCCACATAACAACGATCGCCGGATAAACGGCGAAGAGCAGTACGGTTAGTGTTCCGGAAAATAACAGCCTCGCGTTCGGAGAGACGGCATCGGCGCTGCGTCCCAGGAGTCCATTGGCGAAGAAGTAAAGAGGGAACATTGTTGCCAGCGTCAGCATCGCAGCCACAAATGTTGGCCCGCTTGATTCTGATTCGGGTCGTCGGAAGAGATCGGCCCAGCTGCCGCGACTGCCAACGGCCATGGCGTCACGCCCAAAATATTTTGCGGCCAGAGCAAGGGCGCTTGCCGCATAAATAAGCGTCGAAGCTACTGCAGCTACGCCTGGCAACAGGATTGCGTTTCCTTCGAATACGTCTCGAGCCAGAAGAAGCATATTGACCAGTGGAACAACTGCGATGGCGCCACTCAGATGCCATCCCGGAAGCAGGATCGACAGTCCCGGGGCGATCGAAATCAACATCAAAGGAATCAGGAATGCCTGAGCTTCTTTGAAACTGCGCGAGGTGCTGGTAATTGCCAGCAACACGGCGGAATAAAACAACGCGAAGACGATCTGGATTGAAAGCAGCGAAATCACCAGCTTCAGGCTGATGCCCTCGCTCCCGAAGAGTTGTGTTTCCATGCGCAGGGCATATACGGTTGCCGTCATTGCGACCAGGTTAATCGCTCCGGTGAGCATCGTTACGACGAACACGGCGATGTATTTGGCCATCAGTAAATGCACGGTTGGAATCGGCAGGGCAATGAGCGTTTCCAGGGTGTCGCGTTCGCGTTCTCCTGCAGTCAGGTCAATCGCCGGGTACACGCCACCGGTCACAGTCATGAGCAACAATGCCAGTGGCAGCAGCCCCAGAAACCCCTGTGTTTGTTGAGTTGATTCCACTGTTCTGTTTGAAAAGCGCACGGGCAGACGCAGGCGGTCGTTATACCGGCGTGCTACGTTGACGGCGTGGAAAAGATTAGCTGCAGCCAGCCTTTCTTCCAGCAGTCGTTCAGCTTCACGACTGATGGCTGATCTCTTGTTGGAGTAAACAGTGACGTTCGCATCTTGCAGGGGTTCGACAATCCCGGACCACTGGTCGAATTCCACCTGCACAGACAGATCGGTCTCCCCGGATGCAACCGTCTCCTCCAAATCGAAATGGATGTGTTCATCAGCGACAACAATATGAAGCTCTGGCTCCGGATCGGCTGAAGCAAGGTCAATGACAGGTTCAGTGTCCATGGGAGAATCCTCATGGAATTCTGCATCCGATCGAACTGCAGGCTCAGCGTTTGCGTCTGCCATATTTGGTGGATCGAACTGTTCATTCGCAGAACCGCGTCGCCGGAGATCGATCATTTCCTTACCGATTTCCAGCGCGGATTGCAGCCAGACACCTTCGACATCACTTCCGACAGAAATAGTGTACTGAGGCGGACCATTCCGGGACGTGAGGCGGGAAACTGCCAGCATCCGAAAGGTCATACCCAGCAGCGGGTAGAGGATGATCGGCATGGCCAGAAGTGTAATGATCGTGCGACGATCACGGAGCGTTTCCCGCAGCTCTTTCCGGACCAGTAACCCCGCGCGATCCCAGAACGAATTGTGCGCCACTGCCGATTCGTAATCTGGTCTTCGATTCTCGGCGGATGCCGGCTCGTCGCGATGGCCGTGAACATTGAGATCATCCGGAGTATTCAAGGGGACTGCTCCCTGAGCATGTCGACAAACATTTCGACAATTGTCGAGCGGCCTGTCGCGTCGTGTAATTCATTCAGGGTGCCTTCGTACCGCAAACGTCCCCTGTGCAGCAATCCAAACCGATCGCACAGCCGTTCTGCCTCATCCAGTTGGTGCGTGCAGACGACAACCGATTTGTTGGCGATCCGAAGAGTTCGAACGAATTCAAAGACAACCTGAGAACCCACGACGTCCAGACCACGCGTTGGTTCGTCC
This window contains:
- a CDS encoding ABC transporter permease subunit, producing the protein MNTPDDLNVHGHRDEPASAENRRPDYESAVAHNSFWDRAGLLVRKELRETLRDRRTIITLLAMPIILYPLLGMTFRMLAVSRLTSRNGPPQYTISVGSDVEGVWLQSALEIGKEMIDLRRRGSANEQFDPPNMADANAEPAVRSDAEFHEDSPMDTEPVIDLASADPEPELHIVVADEHIHFDLEETVASGETDLSVQVEFDQWSGIVEPLQDANVTVYSNKRSAISREAERLLEERLAAANLFHAVNVARRYNDRLRLPVRFSNRTVESTQQTQGFLGLLPLALLLMTVTGGVYPAIDLTAGERERDTLETLIALPIPTVHLLMAKYIAVFVVTMLTGAINLVAMTATVYALRMETQLFGSEGISLKLVISLLSIQIVFALFYSAVLLAITSTSRSFKEAQAFLIPLMLISIAPGLSILLPGWHLSGAIAVVPLVNMLLLARDVFEGNAILLPGVAAVASTLIYAASALALAAKYFGRDAMAVGSRGSWADLFRRPESESSGPTFVAAMLTLATMFPLYFFANGLLGRSADAVSPNARLLFSGTLTVLLFAVYPAIVVMWQRFSFSATWPMLRVTRGNPTLDHRISLLLWPFVAILGVGTWPWIYELVMTTQQFGLAQLDPARLKQVAEILERWRAVPLALMIICLGVLPGVCEELFFRGFLLSGLKKAIRPWMAIIACGTIFGVFHVIAAEGATLERLLPSTALGCLLSWIAIRSGSVLPGLVMHVLHNSTLLALAHFRDELANLSLGDIQAEHLPTKWLATSALCIVIGIVGVWSTTRVRHSTSEA